GAGAATTGTAGGAGAGGTAAAGGGTAAGAACGCAGACAGTGAGAAAATAGGACTGATGATGGCTGGTTTGGCTGTAGAATAAGAGGAGTAGTGTGAAAGAATAGTTTTGCAGCGAATGGAGATTATTATGAAAAACCACAGTTCAATTCTAAAAAGTATATATAATGTTTTGTTTCCGGTGCTCAGTGCCCTCTTTCTGGGAGGAATAATAATAGCTGTAATAGGCGAGAACCCTTTTTCCACTTATTCCATAATGATCCAGAAATCTCTTTTCAGTGTCAATGGTCTGCTTAAAACCTTGCACTTTGCAGCTCCTTTGATATTGACGGGGCTTGCGATCGCCATTACCTTCAAGGCGAATATTTTTAATATGGGTGTTGAAGGACAGGCAGTGCTTGGTGCATTTTTTGCCGGAGTGGTAGGCTTCAGTGTAAAAGGGTTTCCACCTTTATTCCATATTACCTTATGCATTTTGACAGGTATTGCTGTAGGTATGCTTTTTGCACTTATTCCTGCTATTCTTAAGGCTTACTTCAATGTAAATGAAATGGTTGTAACTCTTATGCTCAACTATGTGGTGGTGGAAATAGTCAAGTTTTTATCACAGGGGGTATTTAAGGATCCCAGCTCAGGATATGTATCAACCTATCCTATTTTGGAAAGTGCAATGTTTAAAAAGATATTTAATTCCGATCTGACAATATTTTTCTTTATAGCACTTATTGTATTTGGAATCATGTATGTTGTTTTTAAACATTCAAAGCTTGGATATGAAGTAACCGCCATAGGAAAAAATCCTGAGTTTTCAGAAGCAACGGGTATGAAGGTAAGTAAGAAAATTATGGTTATCATGCTTATAAGCGGAGCAATAAGCGGTCTTGCCGGTGCAGGTTTCCTTATGAGC
The sequence above is a segment of the Pseudobacteroides sp. genome. Coding sequences within it:
- a CDS encoding ABC transporter permease, producing MKNHSSILKSIYNVLFPVLSALFLGGIIIAVIGENPFSTYSIMIQKSLFSVNGLLKTLHFAAPLILTGLAIAITFKANIFNMGVEGQAVLGAFFAGVVGFSVKGFPPLFHITLCILTGIAVGMLFALIPAILKAYFNVNEMVVTLMLNYVVVEIVKFLSQGVFKDPSSGYVSTYPILESAMFKKIFNSDLTIFFFIALIVFGIMYVVFKHSKLGYEVTAIGKNPEFSEATGMKVSKKIMVIMLISGAISGLAGAGFLMSEKFRFTLDFSGSPGLGWDGMLIALLGSHNPVGILIAAIFYAALKTGSDYISVFTNVPKDIVGVIQGIMILLLSVKFLNSNLDLAGKLKAIWKKSKSREHKAL